From Fusarium fujikuroi IMI 58289 draft genome, chromosome FFUJ_chr07, a single genomic window includes:
- a CDS encoding related to 3-hydroxybutyryl-CoA dehydrogenase, with the protein MTSSTFLIALDVGLSNPVAGKSFGDIISQGEVLGISLDGKQVSTILSDSHFLSLPDGVIYHPANQRLYMTNMGVPPLNDGSVISTRLDGTDLQIILSKGQIHTPKQIALDKDNEKLYISDREGLRVMRCNLDGSGLETLIQTGDYRTPSDASDSTKWCVGIAVSPKRNAFYWTQKGPSKGAQGRIFCSRIEFEGERQTICLLDHLAEPIDLEIDQESNTLYWTDRGELPYGNTFNRVQLDESGLGLKKEAADDHTGLKHEILVQNFDEAIGLARNPEDGRWFVSDMGGTVWSFDSDGGNKSVVFQDKRRSFTGIALARE; encoded by the coding sequence ATGACTAGCTCCACCTTTCTTATCGCACTCGATGTCGGGCTTAGCAACCCTGTGGCTGGGAAGTCTTTCGGAGACATCATATCCCAGGGAGAGGTTCTCGGCATCTCACTGGATGGCAAGCAAGTCTCCACCATTCTGAGCGACAGCCATTTTCTCTCCTTACCCGATGGTGTCATATACCATCCAGCCAACCAACGACTCTACATGACCAACATGGGAGTCCCTCCTCTGAACGATGGAAGTGTCATTTCGACTCGTTTGGATGGTACAGACCTGCAGATCATCTTGTCCAAGGGCCAGATCCACACTCCGAAGCAAATTGCTCTTGATAAAGATAACGAGAAGCTATACATATCGGATCGCGAGGGCCTCAGGGTTATGCGTTGTAACCTCGATGGATCGGGTCTTGAGACCTTGATCCAAACAGGAGACTACAGAACCCCTTCCGACGCTTCCGATAGCACAAAATGGTGCGTTGGTATTGCTGTCTCACCTAAGCGTAATGCTTTTTACTGGACGCAAAAGGGTCCTTCCAAGGGTGCGCAAGGGAGGATTTTCTGTTCGCGCATTGAGTTTGAGGGAGAGCGGCAAACGATCTgtctccttgatcatcttgcAGAGCCAATCGATCTTGAGATCGATCAAGAGTCCAACACCCTCTATTGGACAGACCGCGGAGAGTTGCCTTATGGCAACACTTTTAACAGGGTGCAGCTAGATGAGAGCGGACTCGGGCTAAAGAAAGAGGCAGCAGATGATCACACTGGCCTAAAGCATGAGATTCTTGTGCAGAATTTTGATGAGGCTATTGGACTGGCCCGTAACCCAGAGGATGGCAGATGGTTCGTGTCGGACATGGGCGGTACGGTATGGTCATTCGATTCCGATGGCGGTAACAAATCTGTGGTTTTCCAGGACAAACGCCGGTCCTTCACCGGTATTGCTCTTGCTAGGGAGTAA
- a CDS encoding related to lambda-crystallin produces the protein MSIRTVGVVGTGVIGASWAGLFLAHGLRVLVSDPAPNAEKGLKDAIHTLLPILEVIRPHSNIDLSKLEFVGSSLGHRLGEVDFIQENAPERVDLKTKLIAELDAGARPEVVIASSSSGIPSSQFISNCAKNPGRVLIGHPFNPPHLMPLVEVVPHPGTDSKSVDTAVSFYRSIGKTPVVIKKEVPGFAANRLQAVLCNEVYSLVSNGVMSAKDVDTCVTSSLGPRWAVTGPLMSNAMGGGGGSDGFRHLLEHLGPASQQWLEHIKANSFQWDTESLDKLTDSVGEELQGANVKELEKERDRLLVEILKLKGSL, from the exons ATGTCCATCCGTACCGTAGGCGTTGTCGGCACAGGGGTGATTGGTGCATCTTGGGCTGGCTTGTTCTTAGCACATGGCCTGCGCGTGCTGGTCTCGGACCCTGCTCCCAATGCAGAAAAAGGGCTGAAGGATGCTATCCATACACTCTTGCCCATTCTTGAAGTAATTCGTCCTCATTCCAACATCGATCTATCTAAGCTGGAATTTGTCGGATCCAGTTTGGGACATCGCCTTGGCGAGGTTGATTTCATCCAAGAG AACGCACCTGAAAGAGTtgacctcaagaccaagttgATTGCTGAGCTCGATGCCGGCGCCAGACCTGAAGTCGTGatcgcttcttcatcctctggcATTCCAAGCTCACAGTTCATCTCCAATTGTGCCAAGAATCCAGGCCGTGTACTCATCGGTCATCCATTCAACCCGCCTCACTTGATGCCACTGGTTGAAGTCGTCCCGCACCCCGGGACAGACTCTAAAAGCGTTGATACAGCTGTGAGCTTTTACAGGTCGATTGGAAAGACCCCCGTGGTCATCAAAAAAGAAGTTCCTGGTTTCGCAGCAAACCGTCTCCAAGCTGTCCTCTGCAATGAGGTCTACAGCTTGGTCAGCAACGGCGTCATGTCCGCAAAGGACGTTG ACACCTGCGTGACCTCCAGTCTCGGTCCGCGCTGGGCTGTGACAGGCCCGTTGATGTCCAACGCTATGGGCGGCGGTGGAGGAAGCGATGGGTTTCGACATCTCCTGGAGCACCTTGGGCCTGCCTCCCAGCAGTGGCTGGAGCATATCAAGGCCAATTCCTTCCAGTGGGATACCGAGAGTCTTGACAAACTTACCGACAGTGTCGGGGAGGAGTTACAGGGTGCTAATGTCAAAGAGCTGGAGAAGGAACGTGACAGGCTACTCGTGGAGATTCTCAAACTCAAAGGCAGTCTCTAG
- a CDS encoding related to acyl-CoA transferases/carnitine dehydratase produces the protein MSNHGTTRDTYGPGTFADADYLPLVPECHRLLKYFSNVTPGFTQIHLGHVRFHGQELPILPGPLKSQAMAAVFQAMIGLVGKEISELRDIETGSISIDADKAGLYPATPAILSIDGRTLAQIQKDGTLLRAGKDLDRRVLTKNDMHFRSWAIYPTKDPQVWYQIMGNLDPAGFLRAYGLDPTLETSSRTEAYEIIKAEMVKYSAAELEQKNMEHGFCGQTCYSPAQWRETSMGKSLDKYPVVNYRRTNLGSSLPPVPFSTSQTDLRPLAGIKVVELARVIAGPAMGAALAALGADVIKALSVSLTAGKRTYSLDLKVESDRQKLHELIGDADVIIQAFRLRSLERKGFGLDDVLRMAERRGKGIVYVDLNCYGPDGYYAERPGFQQIADAASGCSYVCGRAYGFEPGTSVLPPLPIADMLAGAVGVIDTMLALRDRAKSGGSYHATVALTAIDAVQLKQEVGLYSPKNVKKIQDTYKFAPMTPDLHVEELLYILSDSWAKHSDILNRGYMVEFETVWGKSHNILSPIVQYENGSVSPRWTHGPVPYCSSENVAWA, from the exons ATGTCCAATCACGGAACCACTCGAGATACTTATGGTCCAGGTACTTTCGCCGACGCGGACTACCTTCCGTTGGTGCCTGAGTGCCACCGGCTTCTCAAGTACTTTTCCAATGTCACTCCCGGCTTCACTCAGATACATCTAGGCCATGTCAGATTCCACGGCCAAGAGCTTCCCATCTTGCCTGGGCCTTTAAAGTCCCAAGCCATG GCAGCAGTGTTTCAGGCCATGATAGGCCTTGTCGGAAAAGAGATCTCTGAGCTTAGAGATATCGAAACAGGGAGCATCTCCATCGACGCCGATAAGGCGGGTCTCTACCCTGCCACGCCAGCCATCCTGTCAATCGACGGCAGAACCTTGGCACAGATCCAGAAGGATGGAACATTGCTCAGAGCCGGTAAAGATCTTGATCGCAGGGTCCTTACAAAGAACGACATGCATTTCCGATCTTGGGCCATCTACCCAACCAAGGATCCTCAGGTCTGGTACCAGATCATGGGTAATCTTGACCCTGCGGGGTTTCTTCGCGCCTACGGACTCGATCCAACACTCGAGACGTCTTCGCGCACTGAGGCGTACGagataataaaggcagagaTGGTCAAGTACTCAGCCGCAGAGCTTGAACAGAAAAATATGGAACATGGTTTCTGCGGTCAAACCTGTTATTCGCCTGCACAGTGGCGGGAAACTTCCATGGGGAAGAGTCTTGACAAGTACCCTGTCGTCAATTATCGGCGAACAAACCTTGGTTCAAGTCTTCCTCCTGTCCCTTTCTCTACATCACAAACAGATCTCCGCCCTCTTGCTGGCATCAAGGTAGTTGAACTCGCCAGGGTGATTGCTGGTCCTGCTATGGGCGCAGCTCTCGCAGCTCTGGGGGCAGACGTCATCAAG GCTCTCAGTGTGTCTCTGACTGCTGGAAAGAGAACGTATTCCCTAGATCTTAAAGTCGAGTCGGATAGGCAGAAGCTGCATGAGCTTATTGGAGATGCAGATGTGATCATCCAGGCCTTCCGTCTGCGCTCTTTGGAGCGCAAGGGgtttggtcttgatgatgtgctGAGAATGGCCGAAAGGCGAGGCAAGGGCATTGTTTATGTTGACCTCAACTGCTACGGCCCAGATGGCTACTACGCCGAGAGGCCAGGTTTCCAGCAGATTGCCGACGCTGCATCAGGCTGCTCCTACGTGTGTGGCAGAGCCTATGGGTTCGAACCAGGCACGAGTGTTTTGCCTCCTTTGCCCATTGCAGACATGCTCGCAGGCGCTGTCGGGGTTATTGACACGATGCTGGCTCTCCGTGACCGAGCCAAAAGCGGTGGATCGTATCATGCGACGGTTGCCCTCACTGCTATTGATGCCGTGCAGCTCAAGCAGGAGGTCGGTCTCTACTCGCCTAAgaatgtcaagaagatccaggATACGTACAAGTTTGCGCCCATGACTCCGGATCTGCATGTTGAAGAACTTCTCTATATCCTGAGCGACTCCTGGGCAAAGCACTCGGACATTCTGAACAGGGGATACATGGTAGAGTTTGAGACGGTTTGGGGCAAGAGTCATAACATTTTATCGCCCATTGTTCAGTACGAGAACGGAAGTGTAAGCCCGAGATGGACTCACGGACCTGTCCCGTACTGTAGCAGCGAAAATGTTGCCTGGGCATAA
- a CDS encoding related to flavin-containing monooxygenase: MKHVSVAIIGAGPTGISMLKQLLQDGFNATLFERRSSVGGLWAYDANNGWTTALASTSANISKYTCGFTDFPIPDKYPVYLSAANFQEFMQSYAEHFKLTEHISFNSSVQVVNRNSDDSGWILQVEKVGTGEKESRTFDKVVFCHGYQTKRVMPTFPGQDKFEGEIIHSQQYRSPEAFRDKIVVILGLSTTTGEITPQVISTAKKVYVSHRSGQMMVKRMRKGRPTDLIISWRRRQITQWMAKNIPNFYRYLAGWGARLLSSQFSDVKLDPEWRIQSFRNPTLRLPGLIQDIVPHLQDGSLTSLHGIKRFLGGRSIELDDGTVVDDVDSVILTTGYCADFSVSPFIEKSMPKSPTYHGPAIQRLYMNVFPPKYADSYAVLCYSAFGKNNGFSFSDVMNMAISNIWRGVSKLPSYQEMEQWVDDHQKWVAANWAREPHLDVSMVKQYEFQPWMHQQAGTGMENLGWGLAGWKFWWKDRQMYNLMNHGVETAHMFRYFETGKRKTWEGARDEIIRQNKIVEENFSGKNKKLREE, encoded by the exons ATGAAGCACGTCAGTGTTGCCATCATAGGCGCCG GTCCTACGGGCATTTCTATGCTCaagcagcttctccaagatgGTTTCAACGCGACGTTATTTGAGAGACGCAGTTCCGTCGGGGGATTGTGGGCATACGACGCAAATAATGGATGGACCACTGCATTAGCGTCTACGAGTGCAAATATCAGCAAGTATACCTGTGGATTTACCGACTTTCCAATACCAGACA AGTATCCCGTCTATCTCAGCGCAGCAAACTTCCAAGAGTTTATGCAGAGTTATGCGGAGCACTTCAAGCTCACAGAGCATATCTCGTTCAACAGCAGTGTTCAAGTCGTCAACCGCAACAGCGACGATAGTGGGTGGATATTACAGGTTGAGAAAGTCGGAACGGGCGAAAAAGAGTCTCGCACATTTGACAAGGTCGTTTTCTGTCATGGTTATCAGACCAAAAGAGTGATGCCGACATTTCCGGGGCAGGATAAATTCGAAGGGGAGATTATACACTCGCAGCAATACCGAAG CCCAGAAGCGTTCCGGGACAAAATAGTGGTGATTCTTGGTCTATCCACGACAACAGGCGAGATCACGCCGCAAGTAATCAGCACAGCGAAAAAGGTCTACGTCTCCCACAGAAGCGGCCAGATGATGGTCAAGCGCATGCGTAAAGGACGGCCGACAGATCTAATAATCTCGTGGAGGCGTCGCCAAATTACTCAGTGGATGGCAAAGAACATACCTAATTTCTACAGATACTTGGCGGGCTGGGGAGCCAGACTTCTCTCGTCTCAATTCTCAGATGTGAAACTCGACCCGGAATGGCGGATTCAGTCATTCCGTAACCCGACACTGCGATTACCAGGTCTTATTCAAGATATTGTACCTCACTTGCAGGACGGTAGCTTGACAAGTCTGCATGGGATTAAACGTTTCTTGGGTGGACGATCAATCGAGCTTGATGACGGGACTGTAGTGGATGATGTGGACAGCGTTATCTTAACTACAGGCTACTGCGCCGACTTTTCTGTCTCTCCCTTCATCGAAAAGAGTATGCCAAAGTCACCGACTTATCATGGGCCCGCCATTCAACGCCTATACATGAATGTCTTTCCTCCAAAGTACGCAGACAGTTACGCTGTGCTATGTTACTCAGCATTTGGCAAGAACAATGGCTTTTCATTCAGCGATGTCATGAACATGGCCATATCCAACATTTGGCGAGGCGTGAGCAAACTACCGTCTTACCAAGAGATGGAGCAATGGGTTGACGACCATCAAAAATGGGTCGCAGCAAACTGGGCCCGAGAGCCGCATCTTGACGTGAGCATGGTCAAACAGTATGAGTTCCAACCCTGGATGCACCAACAAGCGGGAACAGGAATGGAGAATCTCGGGTGGGGATTAGCAGGGTGGAAGTTCTGGTGGAAGGATAGACAGATGTACAACCTCATGAATCACGGTGTAGAGACAGCTCACATGTTTCGGTACTTTGAGACGGGGAAGAGAAAAACGTGGGAGGGGGCGA